AAAAGCTGGTATGCGCGTCTGCGCGATGTGTTTCCTGACGGGGCCGAGGTTGCCGATCCGATATGGGGGGCGCGCTGCGAGCATGGCGGGCTGGCGGCGCCGGTTGCGGTGAAGGCGGCTGCGGCGCAGCTCGACTTACGCGATCCGCTGCCGGTCTGGCTGGAGCGTGGCCCCCCCGCTGAACCGCGCCCGCCGCGCCCGCTGGCCCCTTCCGCGCTGGGCGAGGAAGACGCGCCCGATCCGCCGTTTCCGCCGGGAGCGGGGCGCGATGCCGCCCGGCGCGGTACGCTGGTGCACAAACTGCTCGAACGTTTGCCCGAAGTGGCGCCTGATGCGCGCGAAAGTGCCGGTTCAGCCTGGTTGGCGCGCCACGCGGCGGACCTTGGCGGCGAGGACCGCGCGGGCATGCTGGCCAGCGCGATGGCCGTGCTGGGCAATCCTGAGTGGGCGGACCTGTTCGCGCCTGACAGCCTTGCTGAAGTGCCGGTGGCGGCGGTCGTGGGCGGGCAGGTGGTTGCCGGTACGATCGACCGTCTTGTGATCGAGCCGACGCGCATCCGCCTTGTCGACTACAAAAGCGCGCGCCGTCCTCCCGAAAGTCTGGACAAGGTGCCGAAAGGGGTGCTGCGCCAGATGGGCGCCTATGCCGCCGCGCTGGAAGCGACATTTCCGGGGCGCGACGTCGAGGTGGCACTGCTCTACACCGCCGTGCCGCTGCTGATCGAGGTTCCGGCCGAGGTTCTGGCCTTGCACAAGCCGGACTTGACCGTTCGGGAGTAAAGCTTTCATGCGCGCGGCGTTGCGTCCTCGCGTTTCATCCCTAGATTGCGCATCAACCTATTCCCCCCGACCTATTTCCCAGGAGCTATTCGATGTCCACCATTGCCGTTACCGACGCCAGCTTCGAGGACGACGTCCTCAAGTCCGACAAGCCCGTCCTCGTGGATTTCTGGGCCGACTGGTGCGGTCCGTGCAAGATGATCGGCCCGGCTCTCGAAGAAATCGGCGAGGAACTGGCCGACAAGGTGATCATCGCCAAGATGGACATCATGGCCAACACCGGCGTTCCGGCGCAGATCGGCGTCAAGTCGATCCCGCTGCTGGTGCTGTTCAAGGACGGTCAGCCGGTTGCGCAGAAGCTGGGCGCAGCGCCCAAGAACGCGCTCAAGGGCTGGCTCGAAGCCGAGCTTTGATCGGCTGAGTTTCCAAGGATTTGAAAACCCCGTCGCAGCGATGCGGCGGAGTTTTTCTTTGGTTTGAACGCCCTCATCCGCAGAGAGGGTAGGCGTCAGCCGATTTTAGCGACGATCTTTGCGAAGTCGTCCCACAGCGCCGGGCTGGAGGCGCCGATGAGATCGCGGCGCTCGTATTCGTCGGCGCGGTAGGCGCTGCCGTCGGGACGGGCGGCCTTGCCGCCGGCCTCGTTCAGCAGCAGCACGCCCGCCGCGTGGTCCCACGGCAGAGTGCGGTTGAACACCGATATGTCGTTGGTGCCCAGCAGCAGGCGCGGGTACTGTTCGGCGGCGCAGCGCGGGATGTCGACAAGGCGGTAATGCGGGGCGATGTGGGTGAGCACTTTCTCCCGCGCGCCTTCATCAAGGAAGATCGTCGAGATGGCCGCTACCGGCGGCGTTTCGCCGGTGGTGCGGGCAGTGATCCGCTCTCCGCCGATCCAGGCGCCGGTGCCAAGGCCGGCATGGCAGAACCGGCCGCTGAGGCAGTCGAGAATCCAGCCGCCGAGGATTTCGCCCCGGTCAGCCAGCGCCACGATCACGCCGAAAGGCGGCTTGCCGGCGGCGAAGTTATTGGTGCCATCCACCGGATCGACGATCCAGCACAGGCCGTCCTTCAGGCGCTCCATCACCGAGGCGTCCTCGAACACGGCTTCTTCGCCGACTACCGCTGCTTCTGGCAGCAGGGCGGAAAGGCGCTCGGTCAGCAGGGCTTCGGCTTCGCGGTCGGCAATGGTGACGACGTCGTCCGCCGCCTTGTTGTCGATCTCGCTGGCGGCAAGCGACTGGTAGTGCGGCAGGATCGCACGCTCGCTGGCCTCGCGCATGATGGCTTCCACGGCGGCGTGGAGGGGGGGCATTATCACGTCAGCGGGATCATCACTTGGGCGGCGAAGCCGGGGCGCTTGCACAGCCGCGTGTACCAGTCGGCCACGGCGGCGAACTCGGGCTTTTCGAAAGGCAGGCTGAACCAGGTGTAGGCGTAGACGCCCATGGGGATGTCGCCGATGCCGAAGGTGTCACCCGACAGCCATGGTTTTTCCGAAAGGTACTTGTCCAGCACCGTCATCTGGCGGGCGCAGGTTGCCACATTACGGGCGATGGCTTCCTGGTCCCAGTCTTCGCGCGGGGTGCGGGCATGGCTGAGGAACGGCACGCGCTGCGCCTCGGCATAAGTGAATTGCCAATCCATCCAGCGGTCGGCCAGTGCGCGGTCGATGGGATCGCGCGGGAACCAGCGCTCGCCGCCGTATTCGGCTGCCATGTAGCGCAGGATCGCGTTCGATTCCCACAGCACCACCTTGCCGTCCTCGATCATTGGGATCAGGCCATTGGGGTTCTTGGCGAGATAGTCGTCGGTATAGCCGAATTGGCCGCCGATATCGTTACGCACGTAGTTGAGGCCCAGTTCCTCGGCGAACCAGGCGATCTTCTTGACGTTGTGGGAGTTCAGTCGCCCCCAGAGCGTGAATATGGGAGAGGCCATGTCAGCTCCGGTAATCAGCATTGATCGAGATGTAGCCGTGCGTCAGGTCGCAGGTCCACACGGTGGCGCTGCCATCGCCAAGGCCCAGGTCGACCTCGATCGAGATGTCGTGGCCCTTGAGGTGCGCGGCGACAGGAGCCTCGTCGTAGTCGGGCAGCGGCAGACCTTCGCGTGCAGCCCAAGTGCCGCCGAAGCCGATCGAGAGCTTGTCGCGGTCCGCCGGTTCGCCTGCCTTGCCCACGGCCATGACGACGCGGCCCCAGTTGGCGTCCTCGCCCGCGATGGCGGTCTTGACCAGCGGCGAGTTGGCGATGGCCATGCCGACCTTGCGGGCGCTCTCGTCCGAGACGGCGCCGGTGACGGCGACTGCGATGAACTTTTGCGCGCCCTCGCCGTCGCGCACGACGAGGTGGGCAAGCTGGCGGCACGCGTCATGGACGGCGGCGGCGAAAGCATGGGCGCCGTCGCTCTGGAACGAGGTGAGCGGGGCGTTGCCTGCCTTGCCAGTGGCAAAGGCGAGCACGGTGTCGCTGGTCGAGGTGTCCGAATCGACGGTGATGCAGGAGAACGTGCGCAGGTTCGCGGCGGAGAGGCAGGCCTGCAGGAACGCCGGCTCCACCGCTGCGTCAGTGAACAGGTAGCCCAGCATCGTCGCCATGTCGGGCGCGATCATGCCCGAGCCCTTGATGATGGCGCTGATCGTGACCTTGGTGTCGCCGATCATCGCCGTTGCCGCAGCGCCCTTGGCGAAGGTGTCGGTTGTGGCGATGGTGTTGGCGGCGTCTTCCCAGGTGCAGGGCTGGGCGGTGAGCGCCTTTTCAACGCCTTCGCGCGCCTTGTCCTTGGGCAGCGGCACGCCGATCACGCCGGTGGACGAGACGAACACCTGCTCACGCGCGCAGCCGATGTGGGCGGCGACCTGATCCATGATCTGTTCCACCGCTTCGCGGCCGCGGTAGCCGGTGAAGGCGTTGGAATTTCCGGCATTGACCACCAGTGCACGGGCACGGCCTTGCACCACGTTGTCGCGGCCCAGTTCGACCTCGCTCGAACAGCACAGGTTTTTCGTGAAGACGCCCGCGACGGCGGTGCCTTCCTCGAACGTGACATAGGTGAGGTCGCAGCGGCCCCAGTCCTTGTAACCGGCGCGCACGACGTGCGGCGTCACCCCCGCGATCGCGGGCAGGGCGGGGAAGGGCGAGGCGAGCGGGGAGACGGGGTAGGCCATGGTCCAAGCGACTAGCGCATGGTTATGACAGGTCAAGCGTCGGCGAGTGGAACCGGTAAGGGCCTTCGTGCGCTCGCCCGCTGCGAGATGGCGCGGGCGAGGATAGCGGCAACGGCGATCGCCGCGAAGATGCCGACGACGCGTCCCGGCTCGCCGCCGCCAAACCGGTCTGCCGCCAGCAGGATCGGGAAATGTACGGCGTATAGCGGGAAGGAAATCGCCCCGAGCGTTTCCAGGATGCGCTCTCCCGATTGCGTCGGAACGGCGCTGGCGGCGATCCAGAACAGTGCAGGGAAAACCACGGTGATGACGATGACATCGCCGCCCCAGGCGACAAGCGGCAGGAACGGGAGCGCCATCACGACAGGCACTGGCAGCAGCAGGGCGATGCGCCAGTCCAGCAGCGGTGCTGGCCGGCGTTCGCGCCAGATGCGGGCAAGGACGATGCCCAGCGTATAGGACCAGCCCGCCCGCAGCAGTCCTGCCGGCAATTGTGCGATCCCCGCGCCCAGATTACCGTCTCCGGCGCGCGCCATCATCGCCGCCATTCCCAGCGCGCAGGCACAGGCCAATGCCAGCAATTGTGCGCTCGTCATGCGGTGAAGCCAGCGGGCATGGACGGCATTGGCGATCAGCTCGACCATCAGCGACCATTGCGGCGGGTTAAGCGGGAAAATCGTCGCCATAGGCAACGGGATCATCGCGGCCGACACTACCAGGGCCAGAACGCAGGCGACAAGGGGATAATCGCGCCCCAGTAGCGCCAGAAACCCCATCGCAGCGCCCGCCGCGATCATCGGCAGAAATCGGCGCAGCCGCTGGCGCAGGAAGGGCGTTGCCGCCAGCCCCCCGGCGAAACGCGTCTCGAAGGCCAACGTCAGCACGAAACCTGACAGCAGGAAAAACAAGTCGACGAACAGATACCCTCGCGAGAAGGCGTGGCCGGCGCCGCTCAACTGGGCATGGAACAGTACCACGCCGATCGCGGCGACGCCGCGCAGCCCGTCGAGCAGGACAAGCCGCCCGGGGCCTTTAGGTCTGTCGGTTGTCGCCGGGTTCATGCACGGGGTCTAGCTGCAACAAGGTAAACATGCGGTAAGCGTAGCCCGCGTCTTTCGGCGCTCCCCGCGATGTTGCCGGTGGACAGGCTGCATCGTCGCCCTTATCTGCTCTGTCATGGCACATCGCCTGCTCTTGACCCTGCTTGCCCTGCTGACGGGCCTTGCCGCGCAGATCGGCCCTGCCGACGCGTGTGCGTCGCGGGTGGCGAGTGTGCAGGTGACGGCACTGCGCGAAGTTTCCGCGATCAAGGCGCCCCGCGCGCCCGCCGCATTGGCGCAATTGCCCGAACCGGGCCTGCGCAATACCCGGCTCCATGCCCCGCCGCGTATGGCCGCGCCGGTTCAGATCGCGGTGGCGACAGTCCTTACAGGGATAGACCGCGCGCGCGAATAACGCGCGCCGTCTGCAACTCTTCGCTTTCTCGCGAGCTTTTGACGCGCCCGGGCCATGCCCCGGCTGCGCGCAATTTCGATTTTACGCATTCACGAAAAACAGGGATTTCCCGCCATGCTCGGCGCACTCGTCAAGTCCATCTTCGGCTCGTCCAACGAGCGTTACGTCAAGTCGCTCGACAAGGTCGTCGCGCAGATCAATGCCTTCGAACCGGCAATCGAAGCCCTCAGCGACGAGGAGCTTTCTGCCCAGACCGCCAAGTTCCGCGAGATGCTTGCGAACGGCTCGACCCTCGACGACCTCTTGCCCGAAGCGTTCGCCACCGTGCGCGAAACCTCGCGCCGCGTGTTCGGCATGCGCCACTTTGACGTGCAGCTGATCGGCGGCATGGTCCTGCACCGCGGCGAAATCGCCGAGATGCGCACGGGTGAGGGCAAGACCCTGGTGGCCACCACTGCCACCTACCTCAATGCGCTGGAAGGCAAGGGCGTCCACGTCGTCACCGTGAACGACTATCTCGCCCGCCGCGATGCCGAGCAGATGGAGCGCGTCCACGGGTTCCTTGGCCTCACCGTCGGCGTGATCGTGCCCAACCTCAACGAGTTCGAGCGCCGCGAGGCTTATGGCGCCGACATCACTTACGGCACCAACAACGAATTCGGCTTCGACTACCTTCGCGACAATATGAAGCATGAGCGCAGCCAGATGGTGCAGCGCCCCTTCAACTACGCGATCGTCGACGAGGTCGATTCGATCCTGATCGACGAGGCCCGCACCCCGCTCATCATCTCCGGCCCTACCGACGACAAGAGCGAGCTTTACGTCCAGGTCGACGCCATCGTGAAGCAGCTAGTCCCCGAGGATTACGAGGCGGACGAGAAGACCAAGAACATCAGCCTGACCGAGGACGGCGTGGAAAAGGCCGAGCGTATGCTCGAAGCCGCCGGCCACCTCGAAGGCTCGAACCTTTACGACGTCGAGAATACCCAGGTCGTTCACCATCTCGACCAGGCGCTCAAGGCCGTGGTGATGTTCAAGCGCGATACGGACTACATCGTCAAGGACGACAAGGTCGTCATCATCGACGAGTTCACCGGACGCATGATGGACGGCCGCCGCTGGTCGAACGGCCTACACCAGGCGGTGGAAGCCAAGGAAGGCGTCAACATCGAGCCCGAGAACCAGACCCTCGCCTCGATCACCTTCCAGAACTATTTCCGCATGTACCCCAAACTTTCGGGCATGACCGGCACCGCCGCGACCGAAGCGGGCGAATTCTACGACATCTACAAGATGAACGTCGTCACCATTCCCACCAACGTCGCCGTCATGCGCGTCGACGAGGAGGACGAGTTCTACAAGAACACGATGGACAAGTTCGCCGCCATCGCCAAGCTGATCCGCACAAAATACGAAAGCGGCCAGCCGGTGCTTGTCGGCACGGTTTCGATCGAGAAGTCGGAACTGCTGTCGGACTTCCTCAACAAGGAAGGCGTCAAGCACTCGGTCCTCAACGCCCGTTTCCACGAAATGGAGGCGCATATCGTTGCGCAGGCCGGTTCGCTCGGCGCGGTGACGATCGCCACTAACATGGCGGGCCGCGGCACCGACATCCAGCTTGGCGGCAACGTGGAATTCCGCGTCGAGGACGAGCTGCGCGACATGCCGGAAGGTCCCGAGCGAGATGCCGCCGTGGCCAAGATCAAGGCCGAGGTCGGTGAGCAGAAGCGCCTCGTCCTCGAAGCTGGCGGCCTGTGTGTGATCGGCACCGAGCGTCACGAAAGCCGACGCATCGACAACCAGCTGCGCGGCCGTTCGGGCCGTCAGGGCGATCCGGGCTTGTCGAAGTTCTACCTTTGCCTGGAGGACGACCTCCTGCGCATCTTCGGCCCCGACACGCTGTTCTCCAAGATGATGAACAACAACCTTGCGGACGGCGAGGCGATCGGTTCCAAATGGCTGTCCAAGGCCATCGAGACCGCGCAGAAGAAGGTCGAGGCGCGCAATTACGAAGTGCGCAAGCAGGTCGTCGAATACGATGACGTGATGAACGACCAGCGCAAGGTCATCTACGAGCAGCGCTCGGACATCATGGACGCCGAGACCGTCGACGACGTCGTCGTCGACATGCGTAACGACACCATCAATGCCCTGATCGCCGATACCTGCCCGCCCGGCTCCTATCCCGAGCACTGGAAGATCGAAGAACTCAAGGAAAAGGCGAAGGACATTCTCAATGTCGATGCGCCGATCGATGCCTGGGTCGAAGAGGACGGCATCGACCCGGAAGTGATCGAAACGCGCATTTCGGACATCGCCGATGCGCAGATGCACGAGAAGATGTCGCAGGACGACCCGGCGATCTGGCGCCAGGTCGAAAAGTCGATCCTGCTCGATCGTCTCGACCACTACTGGAAAGAACACCTCGCCACGCTCGACGCGCTGCGCCAGGTGGTGTTCCTGCGCGCGTATGCGCAGAAGCAGCCGATCAACGAATACAAGCAGGAAGCCTTCAGCCTGTTCGAGCGCATGCTGGAAACGATCCGCGAGGACGTAACCCGCATCATCTCGGTCAGCGAACTGCGCATGCCCGAACCGGCACAGCTGCCTGAACTGCCGGACTTCCTGACCGGGCACATCGATCCCTTCACCGGCCTCGACAATTCCGCTGATGGCGATGGTTCCTCGCTGAACCCGGCGCTGTTCGGCTCGCTTGCCGGCAGCCCGCAGGGGTACATCGACCAGGATGCCGGTAGCCAGGATGGCGGCGAGCAGGCAGGCAATCCGTTTGCCGACCTGCCGATCAGCCGGAACGCGCCGTGCCCTTGCGGGTCGGGCAACAAGTACAAGCACTGCCACGGCGCGCTCGTATAAAAGTGCCCGGTTGAATGAAAAGGCGCTGCCCGTGCTTCTGCCGGGCGGCGCCTTTTTCATGAACTGGCCCCGGCGGTGAAAGTGGCGGAGCTTTTAGGAGCGGGCGCCGCGACACCTGGATCGTTGGGCGTAATTGCTATCAATGGAGCGCCTGCAGCCTTTCGATCAGGCTGGAACCAATCCTGCTTCGATCGCGGCGCGCACGCCTTCGGGCCACTCGACCGGGCGGTGGCTGACGAGGTCCATGCAGACCAGCACGACCTGCGCGCGCAGGCGTTCGCGGCCTTCGCCGGTGAACACGATGGAAATTCCGCAGGAAGTGCGGCCAAGACGCTGGGGAGTGATGGTGATTTCCAGCCGGTCGCCAAGGCGGCTTGGCGAGACGAATTCGGTCTCCAGCTTCACGGTCGGCACGCCGATATGATGATCGAGGTGCATGGACGCGAAATCCATCCCCAGTTTCTGCTCGAACCAGTCCTCGACCGCGCCGTTCAGCATTTCGAAGTATCGCGGGTAGAAGACGATTCCCGCCGGGTCGACATCTGCGAAGCGCACCTGGGCGCGGGTGGTGAAGGGCATCTTGGACTATCCTAGGCGATGGATGACTTGAGTTGGCTCAACAGGTCGAGGAGGTGCCGCTGGCTGGTTTCAGGGAACTCGGCCAGCGCCTCGCGGACCCAGCCGTGGTGCGCCTCGGCCAGCATCGCGAACTGAGCGCGGCCTTGCGCAGTCAGCGATACGATCGCGGAGCGGCCGTCGTCCGGGGCAGGGCGCGAATGGACGAGGCCCTGTTCCTGTAACTGGCGCACGATCGCGGTGACATTGCCGTTCGATACCAGCAGCGCGCGCGACAGTTCGCCCATGCGCAGGCCGTCGGGCGCTCGGTCCAGCGTTGCTAGAATATCGAAGCGGGGCAGAGTGGTGCCGAACTGGTCCTCGAAATTCCGGCGCAGGCGCTTCTCGATGATCTTCGCGCAGTCGAGCAGACGGACCCATACGCGCAGGTCCAGCGTACTTGCAGATGCAGGTTTATCGAACTCGCCCATCGCCTCGAAAGCTCCTCTTTCGGAAGGTTCCATAGCGCGCAGAGCGGACATGTCGATTCCTGCAAGTGACATTTAAGCGCCCCTGCCTGCTGTGGGCCTGCGATTGATCCGCCATCCCCGCGCAGGCTGGGAGCTGCGCGAGGATGACGAAACCGGTTGGCCGAAATTCGCCCTCAGCCTCAGGCCCGGCCGCGTGCGGCGCGCAGGGCCATGTCCTGACCCGTGCGATAAGGCGCGGGGACCGGCTGCTCCGCATATCCGGCATCGGCGGCGGCGCGCAGAGTCCATACCGGGTCGAACAAGTGCATGCGTCCCAGCGCGACGAGATCGGCGCGCCCGGCGGTCAGGATCGAGTTGACCTGATCGGCGTCGGCGATGTTGCCCACGGCGATGGTCGGCACACCCGCTTCGTTGCGGATCTGGTCGGCGAACGGGGTCTGGAACATGCGGCCGTAGACGGGACGACCCTCTGGTGCGGTCTCGCCGGCGGAAACGTCGACGATGTCGACGCCTGCTTCTCGCAGCATGCGGGCGATCTGGACGGCCTCGGCAGGGGTGACGCCGGCTTCGCCGACCCAATCGTTGGCGGAAATGCGCACCGCCAGCGGCTTGTCCTGCGGCCATGCGGCGCGCACGGCGGAGATGACGCGCATCGGCAGGCGCATGCGGTTTTCAAAGGCACCGCCGAACTCGTCCTCGCGCTTGTTCATGACCGGGGTGATGAAGCTGGAGAGCAGGTTGCCGTGGCCGGCCTGCACTTCGAGCATGTCGAAACCGGCCTTGTCGGCGCGCAGGGCAGCGGCGACGAACTGCTGGACGATCAGGTCCATCTCGCGCGCTTCGAGGGCCTTGGGCACGGTGCCGTCCTTACGCCAAGGCTGCGCGCTGGCCGAGACGGTGGGCCAAGGTTCGTCCAGCGCTACGTCATAGCCGGCGCCTTCGCCTGGCACCTTGCAGGCCGCGCGGGCACCGGAGTGCCCGATCTGCGCGCAGGTTTTCGCGGACGAATGCTTGTGGGCGAACTCGTTGAAGGCGGACCAGCGCTCGGCCTGACCGTCGTGCCACAGGCCGGGGCAGGCGGGGGTCGCGCGGCCTTCAGGGCTGACGGCCAATAGTTCGGTCACGACAAGACCGGCCCCGCCCAGCGCGCGGGCGCCGTAGTGTACCGAGTGGAAATCCGTCGCATAGCCATCCGTGTCGGCCGAATACGTCAGCATCGCCGGCATGACCACGCGGTTGGGCACCGTCATGCCGCGCAGGGTATACGGGGTGAACATCGGTTGCACCGGGGTATTGCGACCCTCGTTGCCGCTCCAGAACCAGCGCTCAAGACCTGCCAGCCAGGCGGGATCGCGCAGGCGCAGGTTTTCGTGGCTTACGCGCTGCGAGCGGGTCATCAGCGAGTAGGCGAACTGCGGCAGGTCAAACCCGAGGTAACGGTCGAGAGTCTCGAACCATTCTGTCGAGTTGCGCGCAGAGTTTTGAATTTTAAGGACTTCGATGTGGCGCTCTGCCTGATATTCGGCAAGCGCGCGGGCCAGTTCCTGGCGTCCGGTGATGCCGGGGCGATCCAGAACCTGCGCCAGCTTGATCGCATCCTCTAGCGCCAGCTTGGTGCCCGATCCGATCGAGAAGTGCGCGGTATGTGCGGCGTCGCCCAACAAGACCACGTTGTCGAACGACCACTGGCGGCAGATCACGCGGCGGAAGTTGATCCAAGCCGCCGAACCGCGCAGGTGGGTGGCGTTTGTGATTAGCGGGTGGCCGTCCAGATGGCGGGCGAACACCTTTTCGCAGAACGCGATTGAATCGGCCTGCTCCATCTTGTCGAGGCCAAGGCCTTCCCACGTCTCGGGCGAGCATTCGACGATGAAGGTCGAATGCGTGGCGTCGAAGCGGTAGGCATGGGCCCAGATCCAGCCATGGTCAGTCTTTTCGAAGATGAAGGCGAAGGCGTCGAACAGTTTGGTGGTGCCCAGCCACGAAAACTTGTTACGCTTGGTGTCGATATCCACCTCGAATTTTTCGAGGTTGGCGGTGCGAACCATTGAATTGATGCCGTCTGCGGCAACGATCAGGTCGAAGTCGGTGTAAGCGGAGAGGTCTTCGCTGAACATCGTTTCGAAGTGCATCACCACGCCCAGTTCGGCAGCGCGCGCCTGCAGGATTTGCAGCAGGTGCTTGCGGCCGATGCCGATGAAGCCGTGGCCGGACGACGTGACGGTGTTTTCGCCTACGCTGACGTCGATATCGTCCCAGTGGGCGAAGCTGTCAGTAATGGTGGCGGCGCTGACCGGATCGTTGGCTTCCAGGTTCGCCAGCGTCTGGTCCGAGAACACCACGCCCCAGCCGAATGTGTCGCCTGAGCGGTTGCGCTCGAAGACGT
The DNA window shown above is from Novosphingobium sp. P6W and carries:
- the trxA gene encoding thioredoxin, translating into MSTIAVTDASFEDDVLKSDKPVLVDFWADWCGPCKMIGPALEEIGEELADKVIIAKMDIMANTGVPAQIGVKSIPLLVLFKDGQPVAQKLGAAPKNALKGWLEAEL
- a CDS encoding acyltransferase, which encodes MNPATTDRPKGPGRLVLLDGLRGVAAIGVVLFHAQLSGAGHAFSRGYLFVDLFFLLSGFVLTLAFETRFAGGLAATPFLRQRLRRFLPMIAAGAAMGFLALLGRDYPLVACVLALVVSAAMIPLPMATIFPLNPPQWSLMVELIANAVHARWLHRMTSAQLLALACACALGMAAMMARAGDGNLGAGIAQLPAGLLRAGWSYTLGIVLARIWRERRPAPLLDWRIALLLPVPVVMALPFLPLVAWGGDVIVITVVFPALFWIAASAVPTQSGERILETLGAISFPLYAVHFPILLAADRFGGGEPGRVVGIFAAIAVAAILARAISQRASARRPLPVPLADA
- a CDS encoding thioesterase family protein, whose product is MPFTTRAQVRFADVDPAGIVFYPRYFEMLNGAVEDWFEQKLGMDFASMHLDHHIGVPTVKLETEFVSPSRLGDRLEITITPQRLGRTSCGISIVFTGEGRERLRAQVVLVCMDLVSHRPVEWPEGVRAAIEAGLVPA
- the secA gene encoding preprotein translocase subunit SecA, giving the protein MLGALVKSIFGSSNERYVKSLDKVVAQINAFEPAIEALSDEELSAQTAKFREMLANGSTLDDLLPEAFATVRETSRRVFGMRHFDVQLIGGMVLHRGEIAEMRTGEGKTLVATTATYLNALEGKGVHVVTVNDYLARRDAEQMERVHGFLGLTVGVIVPNLNEFERREAYGADITYGTNNEFGFDYLRDNMKHERSQMVQRPFNYAIVDEVDSILIDEARTPLIISGPTDDKSELYVQVDAIVKQLVPEDYEADEKTKNISLTEDGVEKAERMLEAAGHLEGSNLYDVENTQVVHHLDQALKAVVMFKRDTDYIVKDDKVVIIDEFTGRMMDGRRWSNGLHQAVEAKEGVNIEPENQTLASITFQNYFRMYPKLSGMTGTAATEAGEFYDIYKMNVVTIPTNVAVMRVDEEDEFYKNTMDKFAAIAKLIRTKYESGQPVLVGTVSIEKSELLSDFLNKEGVKHSVLNARFHEMEAHIVAQAGSLGAVTIATNMAGRGTDIQLGGNVEFRVEDELRDMPEGPERDAAVAKIKAEVGEQKRLVLEAGGLCVIGTERHESRRIDNQLRGRSGRQGDPGLSKFYLCLEDDLLRIFGPDTLFSKMMNNNLADGEAIGSKWLSKAIETAQKKVEARNYEVRKQVVEYDDVMNDQRKVIYEQRSDIMDAETVDDVVVDMRNDTINALIADTCPPGSYPEHWKIEELKEKAKDILNVDAPIDAWVEEDGIDPEVIETRISDIADAQMHEKMSQDDPAIWRQVEKSILLDRLDHYWKEHLATLDALRQVVFLRAYAQKQPINEYKQEAFSLFERMLETIREDVTRIISVSELRMPEPAQLPELPDFLTGHIDPFTGLDNSADGDGSSLNPALFGSLAGSPQGYIDQDAGSQDGGEQAGNPFADLPISRNAPCPCGSGNKYKHCHGALV
- a CDS encoding MarR family winged helix-turn-helix transcriptional regulator; this translates as MSLAGIDMSALRAMEPSERGAFEAMGEFDKPASASTLDLRVWVRLLDCAKIIEKRLRRNFEDQFGTTLPRFDILATLDRAPDGLRMGELSRALLVSNGNVTAIVRQLQEQGLVHSRPAPDDGRSAIVSLTAQGRAQFAMLAEAHHGWVREALAEFPETSQRHLLDLLSQLKSSIA
- a CDS encoding glutathione S-transferase family protein, which encodes MASPIFTLWGRLNSHNVKKIAWFAEELGLNYVRNDIGGQFGYTDDYLAKNPNGLIPMIEDGKVVLWESNAILRYMAAEYGGERWFPRDPIDRALADRWMDWQFTYAEAQRVPFLSHARTPREDWDQEAIARNVATCARQMTVLDKYLSEKPWLSGDTFGIGDIPMGVYAYTWFSLPFEKPEFAAVADWYTRLCKRPGFAAQVMIPLT
- the argJ gene encoding bifunctional glutamate N-acetyltransferase/amino-acid acetyltransferase ArgJ; the protein is MAYPVSPLASPFPALPAIAGVTPHVVRAGYKDWGRCDLTYVTFEEGTAVAGVFTKNLCCSSEVELGRDNVVQGRARALVVNAGNSNAFTGYRGREAVEQIMDQVAAHIGCAREQVFVSSTGVIGVPLPKDKAREGVEKALTAQPCTWEDAANTIATTDTFAKGAAATAMIGDTKVTISAIIKGSGMIAPDMATMLGYLFTDAAVEPAFLQACLSAANLRTFSCITVDSDTSTSDTVLAFATGKAGNAPLTSFQSDGAHAFAAAVHDACRQLAHLVVRDGEGAQKFIAVAVTGAVSDESARKVGMAIANSPLVKTAIAGEDANWGRVVMAVGKAGEPADRDKLSIGFGGTWAAREGLPLPDYDEAPVAAHLKGHDISIEVDLGLGDGSATVWTCDLTHGYISINADYRS
- a CDS encoding bifunctional salicylyl-CoA 5-hydroxylase/oxidoreductase, with amino-acid sequence MRIACLGGGPAGIYFAISMKLRDPAHEIHVFERNRSGDTFGWGVVFSDQTLANLEANDPVSAATITDSFAHWDDIDVSVGENTVTSSGHGFIGIGRKHLLQILQARAAELGVVMHFETMFSEDLSAYTDFDLIVAADGINSMVRTANLEKFEVDIDTKRNKFSWLGTTKLFDAFAFIFEKTDHGWIWAHAYRFDATHSTFIVECSPETWEGLGLDKMEQADSIAFCEKVFARHLDGHPLITNATHLRGSAAWINFRRVICRQWSFDNVVLLGDAAHTAHFSIGSGTKLALEDAIKLAQVLDRPGITGRQELARALAEYQAERHIEVLKIQNSARNSTEWFETLDRYLGFDLPQFAYSLMTRSQRVSHENLRLRDPAWLAGLERWFWSGNEGRNTPVQPMFTPYTLRGMTVPNRVVMPAMLTYSADTDGYATDFHSVHYGARALGGAGLVVTELLAVSPEGRATPACPGLWHDGQAERWSAFNEFAHKHSSAKTCAQIGHSGARAACKVPGEGAGYDVALDEPWPTVSASAQPWRKDGTVPKALEAREMDLIVQQFVAAALRADKAGFDMLEVQAGHGNLLSSFITPVMNKREDEFGGAFENRMRLPMRVISAVRAAWPQDKPLAVRISANDWVGEAGVTPAEAVQIARMLREAGVDIVDVSAGETAPEGRPVYGRMFQTPFADQIRNEAGVPTIAVGNIADADQVNSILTAGRADLVALGRMHLFDPVWTLRAAADAGYAEQPVPAPYRTGQDMALRAARGRA
- a CDS encoding inositol monophosphatase family protein, producing the protein MIMPPLHAAVEAIMREASERAILPHYQSLAASEIDNKAADDVVTIADREAEALLTERLSALLPEAAVVGEEAVFEDASVMERLKDGLCWIVDPVDGTNNFAAGKPPFGVIVALADRGEILGGWILDCLSGRFCHAGLGTGAWIGGERITARTTGETPPVAAISTIFLDEGAREKVLTHIAPHYRLVDIPRCAAEQYPRLLLGTNDISVFNRTLPWDHAAGVLLLNEAGGKAARPDGSAYRADEYERRDLIGASSPALWDDFAKIVAKIG